In one window of Henckelia pumila isolate YLH828 chromosome 1, ASM3356847v2, whole genome shotgun sequence DNA:
- the LOC140860077 gene encoding uncharacterized protein: protein MYSNATSGSVNGSAKKPEKTRKIWSAREEEVLIHALKEVISKGWKSDNGFRSGYLSLLETAMQTEIRGCNLHGIPHINSKIHVWKKTYSTLVTILTRSGVGWNDAEHTIDATDETWEDIIKGDQSLRTMRHKQWIHFHDWCEIFGNDCAAGDQRLNYDNALFDVFKLPDEPVTNESIRVDTPTAPVLEVSRDSISETETPLSKPISATTSKRNKRTKVNDVDESIVKAINNFAHITKDTMSALIKEMAAEEKISDAQDMVLEGLQGLTELNEEEQVRAAQLLFKSHDELALFKRLGEKGRICLVKRFFTR from the exons ATGTACAGCAACGCAACTTCTGGAAGTGTCAATGGAAGTGCGAAGAAACCTGAAAAAACGCGAAAAATTTGGAGCGCACGTGAGGAAGAGGTTCTGATCCATGCTTTGAAAGAAGTCATCAGTAAGGGTTGGAAAAGCGATAACGGATTCAGATCCGGTTATTTAAGTTTACTTGAGACTGCAATGCAGACTGAAATTCGTGGATGTAACTTACATGGCATTCCCCATATCAATTCCAAAATCCATGTTTGGAAGAAAACGTACAGCACTTTGGTGACTATCTTGACAAGGAGTGGTGTTGGATGGAATGATGCTGAGCATACAATTGATGCTACAGATGAGACGTGGGAAGACATCATTAAG GGAGATCAAAGTTTACGAACTATGAGACACAAGCAGTGGATACATTTTCATGATTGGTGTGAAATCTTTGGAAATGATTGTGCTGCTGGAGACCAACGCTTGAACTATGACAATGCATTGTTCGACGTATTTAAACTTCCAGATGAACCTGTCACCAACGAGTCCATCCGAGTCGATACTCCAACAGCCCCTGTGTTAGAAGTCTCAAGGGACTCAATTTCGGAAACTGAGACTCCGCTGTCAAAACCAATTTCCGCAACAACTTCAAAGAGAAACAAAAGGACAAAAGTGAATGACGTTGATGAGTCCATAGTCAAGGCAATCAACAACTTTGCGCATATCACAAAAGATACAATGTCAGCTTTGATTAAGGAAATGGCAGCCGAGGAGAAGATTTCGGATGCACAAGATATGGTTTTAGAAGGTCTACAAGGGTTAACTGAGCTGAATGAAGAAGAGCAAGTGCGTGCAGCTCAGTTGCTGTTCAAAAGCCATGACGAATTGGCACTGTTTAAGCGTCTTGGTGAGAAAGGGAGGATATGCTTGGTGAAAAGGTTTTTTACAAGGTGA